In the genome of Petrotoga olearia DSM 13574, one region contains:
- a CDS encoding ABC transporter permease → MLEGFKELMKDGRFRFAFIVICILAFMSILSFFSPYDPLRWNVVPRDKPPSWPHIFGTTSQGQDLFWQSTFAIRNSLTIALIASGISRMIAIIMGLVSGYKGGKTDKVLMSINDSFVVIPLLPILILIASVIRENLTMVLLGLILSLFGWAWDARVIRSQILSLREREFTYTSILSGTRTFNLVIKEYFPFIIPVIFSTLINNMIWAVGMEVTLSVLGLSNTEIPTIGTMIHWAVNYQAMLLGYWWWILTPVIISIFLFVALYLLSTSLSEYLDPRTRIQRIGKAKE, encoded by the coding sequence ATGTTGGAAGGATTCAAGGAACTAATGAAAGATGGAAGGTTCAGATTTGCGTTCATAGTAATATGTATTTTAGCCTTCATGTCAATACTCTCATTCTTCTCGCCATACGATCCACTAAGGTGGAACGTGGTTCCTAGGGACAAACCACCCAGTTGGCCACACATATTCGGAACGACATCCCAAGGACAAGACCTATTCTGGCAATCTACGTTTGCGATAAGAAACTCACTAACAATAGCATTGATAGCCTCAGGAATATCGAGGATGATAGCGATAATAATGGGATTAGTATCGGGGTACAAAGGGGGAAAAACCGACAAAGTATTGATGTCGATAAACGACAGTTTTGTGGTAATACCGCTCTTACCGATCCTGATACTGATAGCATCGGTAATAAGGGAAAACTTAACGATGGTACTATTAGGGCTCATACTAAGTCTATTTGGATGGGCGTGGGATGCCCGGGTAATACGATCACAAATACTAAGTCTAAGGGAAAGGGAATTCACATACACATCGATACTATCAGGGACAAGGACGTTCAACCTGGTAATAAAAGAATACTTTCCATTCATAATACCGGTAATATTCTCGACGTTGATAAACAACATGATATGGGCGGTAGGGATGGAAGTAACGTTATCGGTATTGGGTTTATCCAACACAGAAATACCAACGATAGGAACGATGATACACTGGGCGGTAAACTACCAAGCGATGCTACTGGGATACTGGTGGTGGATACTAACACCTGTAATAATATCGATCTTCTTGTTTGTAGCCTTGTACCTACTCTCGACAAGTCTAAGTGAATACCTAGACCCAAGGACAAGGATACAAAGAATCGGTAAGGCGAAGGAGTGA